From the genome of Bos taurus isolate L1 Dominette 01449 registration number 42190680 breed Hereford chromosome 2, ARS-UCD2.0, whole genome shotgun sequence, one region includes:
- the FABP3 gene encoding fatty acid-binding protein, heart, protein MVDAFVGTWKLVDSKNFDDYMKSLGVGFATRQVGNMTKPTTIIEVNGDTVIIKTQSTFKNTEISFKLGVEFDETTADDRKVKSIVTLDGGKLVHVQKWNGQETSLVREMVDGKLILTLTHGTAVCTRTYEKQA, encoded by the exons ATGGTGGACGCCTTCGTGGGTACCTGGAAGTTAGTGGACAGCAAGAATTTCGATGACTACATGAAGTCACTCG GTGTCGGTTTTGCTACCAGGCAGGTGGGCAATATGACCAAGCCTACCACAATCATCGAAGTGAATGGGGACACAGTCATCATAAAAACACAAAGCACCTTCAAGAACACAGAGATCAGCTTCAAGCTGGGAGTCGAGTTCGATGAGACCACAGCAGATGACAGGAAAGTCAAG TCCATCGTGACGCTGGATGGCGGCAAACTTGTCCACGTGCAGAAGTGGAATGGACAAGAGACATCACTTGTGCGGGAAATGGTTGACGGGAAACTCATTCTG ACACTCACCCATGGCACTGCAGTTTGCACTCGTACTTACGAGAAACAGGCATGA